A section of the Nitrospinota bacterium genome encodes:
- a CDS encoding NADH-quinone oxidoreductase subunit C, whose amino-acid sequence MKEEGSVFEKIKEKFPEGFISRHSFRGDDTLIIHREYLYRIAEFLKESEEFRFNILMDLTAVDYLGRGYRFEVVYHLYSMDFNKRVRLKVPLLEREAVVDSLVPLWSCANWYEREVWDMFGIRFNGHPNLKRILLYEEFKGHPLRKDYPIDKRQPLIGPGSKEDINRK is encoded by the coding sequence TTGAAAGAAGAGGGTTCTGTCTTTGAAAAAATAAAAGAGAAATTTCCTGAAGGTTTTATCAGCCGACACTCTTTTCGTGGTGATGATACGTTAATCATTCATAGAGAATATCTCTACAGAATCGCTGAATTTTTAAAAGAGAGTGAAGAGTTTCGATTTAATATCTTAATGGATCTAACAGCTGTTGATTATCTTGGGAGGGGTTATCGATTTGAAGTTGTCTATCATCTCTATTCCATGGATTTTAATAAAAGGGTTAGGTTAAAGGTTCCTCTCCTGGAGAGAGAAGCGGTTGTTGATTCCCTTGTACCCCTTTGGTCGTGCGCTAATTGGTATGAAAGAGAGGTCTGGGATATGTTCGGGATCAGATTTAATGGACACCCTAATCTAAAAAGAATCCTCCTTTATGAAGAGTTTAAGGGTCATCCTCTAAGAAAGGATTACCCCATTGATAAGAGACAGCCCCTCATTGGTCCAGGGAGTAAGGAAGATATAAACAGAAAATGA